The sequence below is a genomic window from Sparus aurata chromosome 6, fSpaAur1.1, whole genome shotgun sequence.
TCGTACTATAGTGCTGTGTTCAGCGCTTCAACATATGTAGAAACACCAGCTGAGAGTGTCAGCAGTTGCTCAGCTATAAATGGTCGATCAATGTTCGGTGAAATGGTTGTGCAGCTGCAAATATCTCATTCTTGCCTGGCAACATTTTTGTGGTAATTTTTCTTGCTATCCCCTCAACAAgactctgattggcttggttgTTTTCCAAACCAGGGacacaacaacagcacaacacCAGATATATCTGAATCACTGAACAACATTAATGTGAGCAGTGATGCACAAACATAAAAGGTCTTCCCTCATAGTGGGGTTGACAAGCCTAGGCaaccttttttgtttaaatcagaGAGCTTTGGACTTGCTGCAAGGTAtttctttcccccctcttttGATTGAGCTATGCTAGCAGTTTGCCCCTGctttcagtctttgtgctaagctaagcaacACACAGATTAAACTGATACCCATCTTTTCATCTGAATcaagagaagacagaaaaaaaggatttactttgtttgtttaaaacactTGGAATCAGATTTGGAAGATGTGGAATCAAACCGCCACCCTGTTTGTTTCCACGTTTTCCCTCCCTCTCGGCTGTGACTCAAACAGTCTGAATAATGGATGACGAAGAAAGAATTTTTCTTTCCCACCCGCCCCCCTCCTTTCACTCTCTTTGCTTACGTTACACAAGGACACAGAGAGCTGAAAATAGCGCTGCTGTCCTCATGTGATGTGAAATTAAAAGCACACTGGAGCGGAGACACTTGCTGCTGGGGAACTCGATGCTTGTTTTACTTCATCTGACAATCCCGCCATCCAGCCTGCAACACCACCTCCATCTGTCTGTGCAAGGGTACTTTTCACTACAGCAAGCTTTTTGGAATATGATGATGTACATGTGATTGTAATAAAGAGATTTTAATTAGCTATGACATggtggttttgtgttttcattgatgTTACACATTTCTGACGTTTTTAGGACGTCTTGGTGTTCAGATATGTGCAGTCAACTCTGAGCTGTTTGAGCCATTCATGACTGAATTTATGTGTTACTGTAAAAAACTATCAATTTAGGCCATTTTTTAATTGCACAATACATGTAGTCAACAAACGACTCTGCAGttccacacacatacagtacccCCATGCATAATACATTAACACACAGTAATTAATATTGGGTCAATCATTTATTATCCATTAAATGAATAAGTTATGGACTCTTTTCATCAAGTAAATGGAAAAATCCACTGCACAGTAGCACttaaattttaatcagaagagaaagatcctgCTTGATTGATGTTTTatacctaaacaaactaaataaacaaactctctttgttttcatgactgaatgaactgagtaaacaaattgaccttgaaggacaacacaatttcatactgttttacttatATGTGGCGACCCCGGCCACCTGTCTAGGTTACACTGTAAAGGATGCAGATTATTCACAAAATAAGAACTATATGAGCAGATACATGGTGCTTCactgaatgggaaaaaaagaggttACTTATAATCaatgattttaataataaactatGTCACATGATAATAACAGAGTCATCTCTGTGACAGGAGCAATCTTCCTCAACAGTAAACTGTTCTTTCACAGGAGATGGCCACACATACAGGTAGTGCATGATGTGATGCATAATGAGATAATTTTAGCAGGGAAGTGACAGATAACTCACCCACAGAGAGCCAATCGGACATTAGATTATGACTCTGTCCCAAGAGAAGAAAcgttttatcattttatcacAGACAATCATGCCATGTACAACATGATGAAACTggttctctgcatttaacccatcctgGAGGACATGTGGCAGCTAATGAACGGCGCCCGAGGGCCAACTTGAGATCTGATCCAGTGCCTTGGTCAAGGGCGCTGACCGGAGAATTAACGCATTATACATGTTTTGATGAACTCAGAGGAAACACACGCAAGCATGGGGAGAACATTCAAACTCCCAGCAGTGTACTGTTTAACAAAACAAGTCAGTGCCAGCAGCTCTAAAAACATCGGAGGTTAATGAGGCTGAAAGAATTTAAGAtagaaaatcacaaaatgtaGGTTGATTACTGAACAAATTAGATGAACTCAACAttcacaatttttttctttttagcacATATTGATTCTTATGAAACAAATGAATCACAGTTGACGCTTGTTTAGTTTAAATTTCAGAGGCAGAACCATGTGGTGATTCTAGATAATCTCAGTGTATATTTTCTGTTCTAATCTTTGTACTATACAATAATGTATCTTAAAACATGTCTGGCTAGCAAAATTATGAAAGAATAATGGTAAGATTTGACAAAATTTCTAATTAAAATCTTGAGCTCCAGACTAAAAACTTattgaaaattattttaaaaataaatgcgTCTTCTTGTGCCAGAGACAATCCTACTTTAACATATAGGAAGAGTGTGGGAAAACTCTAGAGAAGTCACAGTCACAGGTCAGTGGGATTAGCATCCTTGACCCCACCAGTCAGGACTATTGTGCATAGGAATTTGGCACACTTCAGGAAACATCTGTCTCAACCACCCACACTGACTGAACGGTACATTTGATCCAGTATATAGCACAACAGCTCTATTTTGAGTGgatatttctgagtttaaaaatgtttcaatctACATGATTGCTGAcacatgtattttttctttattttatttttgtaactttAATCAAACCATGGAGGTTTGGAGTTTCCCTCCAGATGGTTGGTGACGTCAGACTTTGACCACGTTCCATCACAAAAGTTCCTTTCAAAGCTCTTTTGTTGTGCACTGACCACATAATGCAAGCCAACTGTGGGAAACTCAGAGCAACTTTTGACTCATAGCAACAAACAGCCACAGGGCAAAGGATGCACCTGCTACATCTGCAAACCAGGATGACTGTGTCTTAGTTTtgacataaatgtaaaataccATGAAGACCTGATGTTACATGCAAGCACCATTTTTATatcaaaatgaaattaaaatggttggaaaaatacaaacagagcTACGCTGTAAACAGCTGACTGATTACTTTGCAAAGGATGTGAATAGGGGTGAAAGTCATGGGCGTGTGCTCAGTCATAGTCATTGATCCCAGCATCAAGCAGCAGATCTGCTCTCTCTACAGGGTCACCACTTTCCCAGATCCACACAGAGCTCTGTAGGTCTCTCTCCATCACCCCCCCAGTCCTCCACCTGTTCCCCTGAGATCTGACCATTGTCCACATCCATTATGACCGCTGAGCATATGGCAGCTGAGCACATGAATTTGTCTTATTTGgatctctgattggctgcaaactGTGAGAAACTCCACTCAGACCAAGACTCACACATTCATATGGAGATGTGGGACTATAAATAGGAGGGATGAAGCCAGCAGAGATCAGATTCTCTCTACAGAGACCTCTACAGCACAGAGATCCAGCCATGGCACCTACAATCACTGCAGCAATGACCAATTCTCAGGAGCATCTCACTCTGACAGACAAGGTAAATTCAAGATccaacaacatttaaatattgTAAATGACAGGTTGTCTTTGTTTATGCTCACACTTGACTCCAGAATAAGTTGTCTAAtgactttgttcttttttctgcaGCTCAGAAAGCCTCTGGTGGAGAAGTTACGCAGAGAGCGAATCAACAGCAGCATTGAGCATCTCAAGTCTCTCCTGGGTCCAGACTTCCTCAAACAGCAGCCAGACTCCAAGCTGGAGAAAGCAGACATCCTGGAGATGACAGTCTGTGTCCTgagacgactgcagcagcagcatcaccagCAGAGAAGACTGCTGAACCACGTCAACAAGCTGCAGTCTTCCTCTGACAACAACCTGACAGAGGCTGACTTCTCTCCTCTGAGCTCTACAGTCCAGACCAGCATCACCAAAGACAAGAGTCCAGACAACAGCGCCCTCTGGAGGCCGTGGTAGAAACCAACTCACTGGAGTTACTACCACACAAACTCACATGACCACATTGGTCAATGATTACTGGACTGAATCCTTTGAAATTTGATGGACTTGTTCTTCTGTATGTACAGAAGgctgtatttactgtgttgaGTTTGTTCAAGATGACATTTCCTGAGGAAATGACAGCAACAATATCTTTCAAGTTGAGAAAGAGAACATCTTGTCATGCATGTTGCATGAACAACATCTGATTGCATCAGCAATTATTATCATACCTCACTGTACTCCATGTGTTGGTAGTATATGCTATGATAACATTTGTtatcttttaaatgttattgatcattttgatcagaaaACTTTAACTGTCCTTTTATGGACATATTGTCATAATGAACTTTAATCTCTCTGATTACTCAAAACTGATCTGTTCTGAGATCCAAATGTCTATACTTTTTTCTCAAAGTTTTGCTGAATGTCACAATTTTTCTGTGACACTTAATGTCAGTATTATAATTAAGTATAATTAAGACATAATGCAATAATGATATCTACTAACTTTGATTAGTAATGATCACTTTGATCAAAATTCTTTATTTGTCCTTTTTATGGACAAATTGTCATAATTATCTTTAATCTCTCTGATTAATCAAAACTGATCTGTTGTCGGATCCAAATGTTTATACTTTTTTCTAAAAGGTTATTTTACTGTCACAACTTTCCTGTGACACTTTTATGATTCACTTCACAACATGTACTGTTATAATATAGTACAATGGTTATATCTTTAACCTCTTTATTAATAATGATCGTTTTCGATCAAAACTCCCATTGTCCTTTCCATTGTGTCATATTGGACTTTACCCCACTTTATGTGATTTTTGAAGAATGATCTGTTTCAAGAtcaatatgtttatgttttcactGTCAAAGGTTTGTTAAATGTCACACTATCACAGTTTTCATGTGACAATCtaagttttacattttgagaATGATGTGATCtgttttaaggtcagtttttactattatgttttgttttctacaAATGTTTTAATCCATTTGGGAAAAACTCTCAAAGGACAGTGAGGACTGTGTCCTCAAATATTGtaaattgtttgtcttttataaaGACAGCTGTTCCTTTACTCTCTCTGAGTACAGTGTGTCTTGTAGAAATCTacaagttgttgttgtgatgtatCATCACCTCTAGATGGAGCTTTCTCACTTCATGTGGCTCATTGTGCCATGTTGAATAAACAAATGCTGCAAGCTGAAAACTGTGTGCCATTGAAATATTTCTTTATATGTGTCCTCAATATGATGAAAAAGACACTTGTCTTTTGTAGACTTTTTCTCTCTTAACTGGGAGATTTCTCTACATTCAATAAACCTTCGAATAACGATTAAATTAAGCGCATTTAGTACTTGTCTATCATAAGATACCAGTTTACTGTAAATCTAAGtgggcgtcgcacccgtgggggagGTGGgtttttaacacccacacttttcccggtgaggcggttcaacacccacactttttctgccgtttatccgcagttttgtacaaacgcctcactacagtcgctcatTTTCTCTGGCCGTTCTAGCCTGCGCTCGCTGCtgtgcctcctctccccctccctctcctgctgctgcttcaaacatgacaccggctttgggactgaccggctgatgattggctgtccTGCCTTACGTCCcacctctcttgctgtgttaggtttattgttcagctcgtgctgatgatgcgagaactaccgtaaaataccaaataatagccgggcgtttatttgttacaatcacttaacagactaggcgtttatttgggacaggcgtttaattccctcctcacaaaaatccggtatgaaaatgtcacaaacttcgccagcttctctgtgaattctctggcatccttctgggcacaacacgtgaaaaaggcgaagaagaaaaacgtgccgtgtcagtggtcacgtcttcttccttgatgttttttcaaaataaattagactcagcatttatttggaacagGTGTTGTATCGAGCTCAGTTTCCTCGTCGAGGTTTGTTTCCCCTGGTCCCGCCCCCATCCGAAATGCCCCAAAGGGCGAAGGAAGCGCACGTTCACAAAAAGTTTGCCCCCGAGCTGTTGtgcaggctgatatcattaaatttgaccattttaacagggggaacgcatcctgacagcttggaatactactgtcagatactgttccccctctgttcagtatgaaagctCAGACAAGCATTAAAGACtttaataacataaaacaaaaaataaatagtgtATACTTACTTTTTAGAACATAGAATTATTATTCAAattcaataaatataaaaaattaaatggcaaAACATGCAATATTTaacacatcaacaaaaacatcaaactaattttcaaacATGATAAA
It includes:
- the LOC115583810 gene encoding enhancer of split mbeta protein-like: MKPAEIRFSLQRPLQHRDPAMAPTITAAMTNSQEHLTLTDKLRKPLVEKLRRERINSSIEHLKSLLGPDFLKQQPDSKLEKADILEMTVCVLRRLQQQHHQQRRLLNHVNKLQSSSDNNLTEADFSPLSSTVQTSITKDKSPDNSALWRPW